From Rhodopseudomonas palustris, a single genomic window includes:
- the leuD gene encoding 3-isopropylmalate dehydratase small subunit → MDKFTTLEGVAAPLKIINVDTDMIIPKQYLKTIKRTGLGKGLFSEQRYKDDGSENPDFILNKPAYRGAKILVAGDNFGCGSSREHAPWALLDFGIRCVISTSFGDIFYNNCFKNGVLPIRVSQADLDKLFDDAERGANATMTIDLPAQEIRGPDGGAIKFEIDPFRKHCLINGLDDIGLTLEKKPSIDAYETKLKTERAWA, encoded by the coding sequence ATGGACAAGTTCACCACGCTGGAAGGCGTCGCGGCGCCGCTGAAGATCATCAATGTCGACACCGACATGATCATTCCCAAGCAGTATCTGAAGACCATCAAGCGCACCGGTCTCGGCAAGGGCCTGTTCTCGGAGCAGCGCTACAAGGACGACGGCAGCGAGAACCCGGATTTCATTCTCAACAAGCCGGCCTATCGCGGCGCCAAGATCCTGGTCGCCGGCGACAATTTCGGTTGCGGCTCGAGCCGCGAGCACGCCCCCTGGGCACTGCTCGATTTCGGCATCCGCTGCGTGATCTCGACCTCGTTCGGCGACATCTTCTACAACAATTGCTTCAAGAACGGCGTGCTGCCGATCCGTGTGTCGCAGGCCGATCTGGACAAGCTGTTCGACGACGCCGAGCGCGGCGCCAACGCCACGATGACGATCGATCTGCCGGCTCAGGAAATCCGCGGCCCGGACGGCGGTGCGATCAAATTCGAGATCGACCCGTTCCGCAAGCACTGCCTGATCAACGGCCTCGACGACATCGGCCTGACGCTGGAAAAGAAGCCGTCGATCGACGCCTACGAGACCAAGCTGAAGACCGAGCGCGCCTGGGCGTAA
- a CDS encoding metallopeptidase family protein, with product MWIAAKAPSLAELEQMAHEMFAKLPAEFRSLCEDVVIRVDDFATEEVLDELGAESEFDVLGLFQGIGLPQRSSQDVAPMPNMIWLYRRPILDYWADHDDSLGEIVRHVLVHEIGHHFGLSDDDMEAIEANAEG from the coding sequence ATGTGGATCGCCGCCAAAGCCCCGTCGCTGGCCGAACTGGAACAGATGGCGCACGAGATGTTCGCCAAGCTGCCGGCCGAGTTCCGCTCGCTGTGTGAGGACGTCGTCATCAGAGTCGACGATTTCGCCACCGAAGAGGTGCTCGACGAGCTGGGGGCGGAAAGCGAATTCGATGTGCTCGGCCTGTTCCAGGGCATCGGCCTGCCGCAGCGTTCCAGCCAGGACGTCGCGCCGATGCCCAACATGATCTGGCTGTACCGCCGGCCGATCCTGGATTATTGGGCCGACCACGACGACAGCCTCGGGGAGATCGTCCGCCACGTTCTGGTGCACGAGATCGGCCACCATTTCGGCCTGTCGGACGACGATATGGAAGCGATCGAGGCCAATGCCGAAGGCTGA